One segment of Pseudomonas asgharzadehiana DNA contains the following:
- a CDS encoding Z1 domain-containing protein, giving the protein MFDSELAYFRSIINKQHGEDIAQGQGLPEGAITSIVRNGPFQHLGEPAINAIIRELEASFTVTQKRGAVITKGHRPWLATMRPALDFYYWNRLRKYYLETGTLPSPVLATLDSDTDEILDQCGNPKDELYGAVRGMVMGNVQSGKTTNYSALICKAADAGYRVIILLAGITNSLRAQTQERIDETFIGKVSMFGAAAQQSLPIQNYAATRRIPSYGTTRVADFSSGTDGIYFGLSGHQEPMIFITKKNKSILERLAHWIEKQGETGGYDLPLLLIDDEADNASINTATDPKRTTAINGIIRQILSRFPRSAYIGYTATPFANIFIDPETTAEMETDDLFPGNFIKALDPPTNYAGSHRVFREGGDLRSSMVKVIDDYRALLPLRHKSGDNVADIPESLRHAIRVFCITRAIRVFQDKGKAHCSMMINVSRFNAIQDKILGLVYEYLTEIKDAVSVHASLPLDEINDEIMAHLENSFTVEFGNSGLNWRDLLEVLNEGVQSIEVRTVNMRGGKLDYSLRKSEGLHVIAIGGLALSRGLTLEGLTISYLLRNATASDTLMQMARWFGYRPGYEEYCRLYLPQVSFDHYEFVDEATEELRSEIKRMQAARRTPRDFGLKVRQSPLAIRVTAANKMRTAEKLKIAQDYSARHIEGFALPNDPVIGKAHRNAVEKFLIALGSPTEIHKGYIHWAAGGRDVLSLMREFQFVDHPDLSVISDTSLLGDYVQDRVTDELEKWDVVLPMRQSGDSTPFAGQKINLRSRDQGTVQKGTYRVYGSKNRVADPGDAQIGLSDPQKAKADAAYRAETYKKERAACSVRERPMMLVHVFNAKLRDDRNDRDEDLKLNDPIVTLSFCMPETGKPAKERTYQVNAVYRQQLEHFAAEEDDDSEAMMEAQDA; this is encoded by the coding sequence ATGTTTGATAGCGAACTTGCGTATTTCCGCTCGATAATCAACAAGCAACATGGCGAAGACATTGCCCAAGGACAAGGCTTACCAGAAGGTGCGATCACTTCTATCGTTCGCAACGGGCCGTTTCAGCACCTTGGTGAACCAGCAATCAATGCGATTATCCGCGAATTGGAAGCTAGTTTTACGGTTACCCAGAAGCGGGGGGCTGTTATCACAAAAGGCCACCGGCCCTGGCTGGCAACAATGCGGCCAGCTCTGGACTTCTATTACTGGAATCGCCTACGCAAATACTATCTCGAGACGGGGACTCTCCCGTCGCCCGTGCTTGCCACCCTCGACTCCGACACGGATGAAATTCTCGACCAATGCGGCAATCCGAAAGACGAACTCTACGGCGCAGTTCGCGGCATGGTCATGGGAAATGTCCAGTCGGGCAAGACCACCAACTACTCTGCGCTGATCTGCAAGGCAGCCGACGCGGGCTATCGTGTAATTATCCTACTCGCAGGGATAACCAACTCGCTGCGCGCCCAGACGCAGGAACGAATTGACGAGACATTCATCGGCAAGGTCTCGATGTTTGGCGCGGCTGCACAGCAGTCGCTGCCGATCCAGAATTATGCAGCGACGCGGCGAATCCCCTCTTACGGCACAACTCGGGTAGCCGATTTTTCGAGCGGCACGGATGGAATCTATTTCGGTCTATCAGGTCATCAGGAGCCGATGATCTTCATAACCAAAAAAAACAAATCCATCCTTGAACGTCTCGCACACTGGATAGAGAAACAGGGAGAGACGGGCGGCTATGACCTGCCACTTCTGCTGATCGACGACGAAGCCGACAATGCGTCTATCAACACGGCCACTGACCCCAAGCGGACTACCGCCATCAACGGTATCATCCGACAGATCTTGTCGCGTTTTCCGCGCTCGGCATATATCGGTTATACCGCTACACCGTTCGCCAACATCTTCATCGATCCGGAAACGACGGCGGAAATGGAGACGGATGACCTTTTCCCCGGAAACTTTATCAAGGCGCTTGATCCGCCTACCAATTATGCAGGTTCACATCGAGTTTTCCGAGAGGGCGGTGACTTACGCTCGAGCATGGTCAAGGTCATTGATGACTATCGAGCGCTGCTGCCGCTGAGACACAAAAGCGGAGACAATGTGGCCGACATCCCGGAAAGTCTGCGCCACGCGATCCGTGTATTTTGCATAACGAGGGCAATAAGGGTATTCCAAGATAAGGGCAAAGCCCACTGTTCGATGATGATCAACGTCAGCCGATTCAATGCCATCCAAGACAAGATTCTCGGACTCGTTTACGAATATCTTACGGAGATCAAGGACGCAGTCTCGGTCCATGCATCGCTGCCGCTTGATGAGATCAACGATGAGATCATGGCTCATCTCGAAAACAGTTTCACGGTCGAGTTCGGTAACTCTGGGCTCAACTGGCGCGATCTTCTCGAAGTTCTTAATGAAGGTGTCCAATCCATCGAAGTCCGCACCGTCAATATGCGGGGTGGCAAGCTCGATTATTCACTGCGCAAATCAGAAGGTCTTCATGTAATCGCCATCGGCGGGCTGGCGCTTTCACGCGGCCTCACGCTCGAAGGCCTCACAATCTCCTATCTCCTGCGGAACGCTACTGCAAGCGACACCCTTATGCAGATGGCTCGCTGGTTCGGCTACCGACCGGGCTATGAGGAATATTGCCGCCTCTATCTGCCGCAGGTGTCCTTCGACCATTACGAATTTGTAGACGAAGCGACAGAAGAACTTAGAAGCGAGATCAAGCGTATGCAGGCCGCACGCCGCACACCGCGCGATTTCGGCCTCAAAGTCCGGCAGAGCCCGCTCGCCATCCGGGTAACTGCGGCAAACAAGATGCGGACGGCGGAAAAGCTTAAAATCGCTCAGGACTATTCCGCGCGTCACATCGAGGGTTTCGCGCTTCCAAATGATCCTGTCATCGGAAAAGCCCATCGCAATGCGGTCGAAAAATTTCTCATCGCGCTCGGAAGCCCCACTGAAATACACAAGGGCTATATTCACTGGGCCGCGGGCGGGCGAGACGTACTAAGTCTCATGCGCGAATTCCAGTTCGTGGATCATCCCGATCTCTCAGTGATTTCCGATACATCCCTTCTCGGGGACTATGTTCAGGACCGCGTCACGGATGAACTCGAAAAATGGGATGTGGTACTTCCCATGCGCCAGTCGGGCGACTCTACTCCATTTGCTGGTCAGAAGATCAATTTGAGGTCTCGGGACCAAGGAACAGTTCAGAAGGGCACTTATCGAGTTTATGGCAGCAAGAATCGCGTTGCCGATCCTGGGGACGCGCAGATCGGCCTGTCAGACCCACAGAAGGCAAAGGCAGATGCTGCCTACCGTGCTGAAACATACAAGAAGGAACGCGCCGCGTGTTCTGTACGAGAGCGGCCGATGATGTTGGTGCATGTCTTCAATGCGAAGCTGCGCGACGATCGAAACGATCGTGACGAGGATCTCAAACTTAACGATCCCATCGTCACGCTTTCTTTCTGCATGCCCGAGACAGGTAAACCCGCCAAGGAGAGAACCTACCAAGTGAATGCTGTCTATCGGCAGCAACTTGAGCACTTTGCCGCTGAGGAAGACGATGACTCTGAAGCGATGATGGAGGCTCAAGATGCTTAG
- a CDS encoding YfjI family protein, producing MQQLDPKLELPRLPRPLIESNPVAQPYPVQALGGILGPAVERMAEVIGVPQALAAQSVLAASALATQGHAGLQLDGRNYPLSLYLITVAASGDRKTAADRFALLPARQWEREQWQRYREQLARYRVAQRQAQRINPGDPNPTNGVPLEAEPSAPRLITTDPTIEALIKGLCHDLPSMGLFCDEGGQFLGSSTMSRDNRLKAVTTLSSLWDGSPIDRARSMVGESLRAYDRRLSLHLMLQPYLAMQLLSDPLLQGQGILGRCLMTWPTSLAGQRSYQAVNLSKDPALKRYHHRLSALFHQPWSLSADGALRLSPLTLSPLARRRWIDLHDAIEAQLGEFGELASVRPSGSKAADNLLRVAGILAVVEESSVVEVDHIQRASALVGYYLTEIQRLTEQEPVCRVKEEADRLLRWLQVKEWTRFSIRDLNRNGPRFARKSSRHAAKLLVELIDHQWLISDGHTFEVRHVQS from the coding sequence ATGCAGCAGTTAGATCCGAAGCTTGAACTACCACGACTACCTCGACCGCTGATTGAGTCGAATCCCGTGGCCCAGCCTTATCCGGTGCAGGCACTGGGTGGGATTCTTGGGCCAGCAGTCGAACGCATGGCTGAGGTCATCGGGGTGCCCCAGGCATTGGCTGCACAATCGGTGCTGGCTGCTTCGGCGCTGGCCACTCAAGGTCATGCGGGCTTACAGCTCGATGGGAGAAATTATCCGCTGTCGCTGTACCTGATCACCGTGGCCGCATCCGGCGATCGCAAAACGGCGGCAGATCGATTTGCATTGCTGCCCGCACGGCAATGGGAGCGTGAGCAGTGGCAGCGCTATCGCGAACAACTAGCCCGGTACCGTGTCGCGCAGCGACAGGCGCAGCGTATCAACCCTGGTGATCCCAACCCCACAAACGGCGTACCGCTTGAAGCGGAGCCCTCAGCACCTAGGCTGATCACCACGGATCCGACTATCGAGGCCCTGATCAAGGGACTCTGCCATGACTTGCCGAGCATGGGCCTGTTCTGTGACGAGGGGGGACAATTCCTCGGTAGCAGTACCATGAGTCGGGATAACCGTTTGAAAGCCGTTACGACCCTGTCGTCACTCTGGGACGGCAGTCCGATAGATCGCGCGCGGTCAATGGTGGGTGAAAGCTTGCGAGCTTACGATCGACGCTTAAGCCTGCACCTGATGCTGCAACCGTATCTAGCCATGCAGTTACTCAGTGACCCGTTGCTGCAGGGGCAAGGCATTCTCGGTCGCTGCCTCATGACCTGGCCCACCAGCCTGGCCGGACAACGCAGTTACCAGGCGGTCAACTTGTCCAAAGATCCCGCCCTAAAGCGATATCACCACCGTCTTTCGGCTCTGTTTCATCAGCCTTGGTCACTTTCCGCTGACGGGGCCTTGCGGCTATCACCGCTGACACTCAGTCCGTTGGCCCGTCGTCGCTGGATTGATTTGCATGATGCTATCGAAGCTCAGCTGGGTGAGTTTGGCGAGCTGGCCAGCGTGCGGCCCAGCGGTTCGAAGGCCGCCGACAACCTTTTGCGCGTCGCCGGCATTTTGGCCGTTGTGGAGGAGAGCAGTGTCGTGGAGGTCGACCATATCCAGCGGGCCTCGGCCTTAGTTGGCTACTACCTCACCGAGATCCAGCGCCTGACCGAGCAGGAGCCGGTGTGCAGGGTAAAAGAAGAGGCGGACCGGCTGTTGCGCTGGCTGCAGGTCAAGGAGTGGACGCGCTTCAGTATTCGAGATCTGAATCGCAACGGTCCCCGCTTTGCCCGCAAGAGCAGTCGTCATGCCGCAAAGCTGCTGGTCGAGTTGATTGATCATCAGTGGTTGATCTCCGACGGCCACACCTTCGAGGTGCGCCATGTTCAATCTTGA
- a CDS encoding ATP-binding protein, with amino-acid sequence MASARSFGNYDLSSALADLIDNSIKARAHSIDIKCIRKDDGPEVRILDDGSGMTAVELHRAMRPASTNPNEERAPDDLGRFGWGMKSASLSQCRHLTVVTRQNGALSGASWNLDDIANWKMGVLDPDEIEAQVDQRLLERDGTEIIWSMCDRLSEYGQVGGRGFNDLVAHAQKKLSLIFHRYLGGEEGLRKLRISFNGSVLKPTDPFLRNHNATQAQPKEVLNFDGQPIGVQAFILPHYSKLTAGEHDQLGGEEGFVRNQGFYVYRQHRLIIHGTWFRLVRHGELSQLVRIAVNIPNALDAIWKITLDKADAQLPSGLKSRLKDIVGGLKSRSGKVFQSRGGRIREGTGKTSVWAKYVRNGEVRYYINREHPLITGMLEDEDRDRAKAFSAALGIIEDCFPIISIGEDYSSRPEMMNQGVLDRDRFLDKFDTALPSLLLHSGGDMKALRELLASTEPWASQADLVVKHLKDKGWW; translated from the coding sequence ATGGCCTCGGCGCGTAGCTTTGGGAATTACGACCTGTCGAGTGCTCTTGCAGATCTAATAGACAACAGCATCAAGGCAAGAGCCCACAGCATCGATATCAAATGCATCAGGAAGGATGATGGGCCCGAGGTCAGAATTTTGGATGATGGATCCGGAATGACAGCGGTTGAACTTCATCGGGCGATGAGACCCGCCAGCACTAACCCCAATGAGGAACGGGCTCCTGATGACCTCGGCCGTTTCGGGTGGGGCATGAAGTCGGCATCACTTTCACAATGCCGGCACTTGACCGTTGTCACGAGACAGAATGGCGCTCTGTCCGGCGCGTCTTGGAATCTGGATGATATCGCCAACTGGAAGATGGGAGTTCTTGATCCCGATGAGATTGAAGCTCAAGTCGATCAACGCCTGCTTGAGCGCGACGGGACAGAGATCATCTGGAGCATGTGCGATCGCCTGTCCGAATATGGTCAAGTTGGCGGCAGGGGCTTCAATGATCTAGTCGCGCACGCCCAAAAGAAGCTGTCGCTCATTTTCCATCGCTATCTGGGAGGCGAGGAAGGCCTTCGGAAACTCAGAATCAGTTTCAATGGTAGCGTGCTGAAGCCGACGGATCCTTTTCTCCGCAACCATAATGCAACGCAGGCCCAGCCGAAGGAAGTTCTTAACTTCGATGGCCAGCCTATTGGGGTGCAGGCCTTCATCCTACCGCACTATTCGAAGTTAACTGCGGGCGAGCACGATCAGCTCGGCGGTGAAGAAGGTTTCGTTCGCAATCAAGGTTTCTATGTTTACCGACAGCACCGGCTCATCATACACGGGACCTGGTTTCGACTGGTGAGGCACGGCGAGTTGTCACAACTTGTCCGGATCGCCGTCAACATCCCCAACGCCCTCGATGCGATATGGAAGATCACGCTCGACAAGGCAGACGCACAGCTGCCTTCGGGGCTCAAAAGCCGTTTGAAGGACATCGTCGGCGGACTCAAGAGCAGATCGGGAAAGGTATTTCAGTCCCGCGGCGGGCGAATTCGCGAAGGAACTGGAAAAACGTCAGTCTGGGCTAAATACGTGCGCAACGGTGAGGTTCGCTATTACATCAACCGCGAGCACCCGCTGATAACCGGTATGCTAGAGGACGAGGATAGAGACAGAGCCAAAGCCTTTTCGGCAGCGCTCGGAATCATCGAAGACTGCTTCCCAATTATAAGCATCGGCGAGGACTATTCGTCTCGCCCGGAAATGATGAATCAGGGCGTACTAGACAGGGATAGATTTCTCGACAAATTCGACACAGCCCTCCCCTCACTGCTGCTTCACTCAGGCGGCGACATGAAAGCGCTGCGTGAACTTCTTGCATCAACTGAACCGTGGGCTAGTCAAGCCGACCTCGTCGTAAAACACCTCAAGGACAAAGGGTGGTGGTAA
- a CDS encoding integrase domain-containing protein — translation MARVGKRAGRNFGFGRQLSYAGPQALKDLFGDGHFATVKAHSDRWQAFVRWCLSEEGPRLNDARQIDREVLMRYTVHVREQVDQGNVGIATAQNRLSSVNRTMAALRGDQYVKIPSPSKALGLQRSSVRSEAPQGQDRVQVRLIAQALSERQQLRVSAIVLLARETGMRLREAILADLPRLQREARQLGKINIQDGTKGGRSGASAPRWIAVTDQVRGALDRASEASPKGSRNLLTPDESYKDFLQTIVRPARDIMHEHGLKGFHELRAAYACERYEQLTGFSAPINGGRGQREDRALDQRARQQISHELGHNRIDVVSAYIGGRR, via the coding sequence ATGGCTCGGGTCGGTAAGCGAGCAGGGCGCAATTTCGGCTTCGGTCGCCAGCTCAGCTATGCCGGACCGCAAGCACTGAAAGACCTGTTTGGCGACGGCCATTTTGCTACCGTCAAAGCCCATAGTGATCGCTGGCAGGCCTTCGTGCGTTGGTGTTTATCCGAGGAAGGGCCGAGGCTCAATGATGCGCGACAGATCGACCGCGAAGTCCTAATGCGGTACACCGTCCACGTGCGGGAGCAGGTTGATCAGGGCAACGTCGGCATCGCTACCGCGCAGAACCGACTGTCCAGCGTGAACCGAACGATGGCTGCGCTGCGCGGTGATCAATACGTCAAAATCCCGAGTCCAAGTAAGGCGCTTGGCTTGCAGCGCTCAAGCGTGCGTAGTGAGGCGCCACAAGGCCAAGACCGTGTGCAGGTCAGGCTGATTGCGCAAGCGCTGTCAGAGCGACAGCAACTGAGGGTGAGTGCCATCGTGCTCCTCGCTCGGGAGACCGGCATGCGCCTGCGTGAAGCGATCTTGGCGGACTTGCCCCGGCTGCAACGTGAGGCTCGGCAACTGGGCAAGATCAATATCCAGGACGGCACCAAAGGCGGTCGATCAGGAGCATCGGCACCGCGTTGGATTGCGGTCACGGATCAAGTTCGTGGCGCCCTCGACAGGGCCAGCGAGGCCTCACCCAAGGGCAGTCGGAATTTGTTAACACCTGATGAAAGCTACAAAGATTTCTTACAGACAATCGTACGACCGGCGCGGGACATCATGCATGAGCATGGATTGAAAGGCTTTCATGAATTGCGGGCGGCTTACGCCTGTGAGCGCTATGAACAACTGACCGGCTTCTCCGCGCCCATCAATGGCGGTCGTGGTCAACGAGAGGATCGAGCACTCGATCAGCGTGCACGTCAGCAGATCAGCCACGAGTTGGGGCATAACCGCATCGACGTGGTGAGTGCCTACATCGGAGGTCGTCGATGA
- a CDS encoding integrase domain-containing protein, which yields MCAQTTRLSDRQLKAVKPKDKDYVLTDGDGLQLRVRVNRSMQWNFNYRHPVTKNRINMALGSYPEVSLAQARKKTVEARELLAQGIDPKAQRNELQEAKRAETEHTFENVATAWFELKKDSVTPAYAEDIWRSLTLHVFPSMKSTPLSEVSAPMVIKLLRPIEAKGSLETVKRVSQRLNEIMTYGVNSGMIFANPLSGIRAVFKKPKKENMAALPPDELPELMMEIANASIKRTTRCLIEWQLHTMTRPAEAATTRWEDIDFEKRIWTIPPERMKKRRPHTIPLTEHALSLLETLKLHSGHREYVFPSDRNPRTHANSQTANMALKRMGFQDRLVSHGMRSMASTILNEHGWDPELIEVALAHVDKDEVRSAYNRADYIERRRPMMAWWSEHIQKAATGSLSASAINQTRDRNVVPIR from the coding sequence ATGTGCGCTCAAACCACCCGCCTCTCCGACCGCCAGCTCAAGGCGGTCAAACCGAAAGACAAGGATTACGTCCTCACGGATGGCGACGGGCTCCAACTGCGAGTCAGGGTCAATCGCTCGATGCAGTGGAATTTCAACTACCGGCATCCAGTAACCAAGAACCGAATCAACATGGCACTCGGCTCTTATCCCGAGGTTTCTCTTGCGCAAGCGAGGAAGAAAACCGTTGAGGCCAGAGAGCTGCTTGCACAGGGCATCGATCCAAAAGCTCAGCGCAATGAGCTACAGGAAGCCAAACGAGCGGAAACGGAACACACCTTCGAGAATGTGGCCACCGCCTGGTTCGAGCTGAAGAAGGATTCCGTCACGCCGGCGTATGCCGAAGACATTTGGCGCTCCCTCACACTGCATGTTTTTCCGAGCATGAAATCAACGCCTCTCTCCGAAGTCAGCGCCCCAATGGTCATCAAGCTCCTTCGTCCGATTGAGGCCAAAGGCAGCCTCGAGACAGTTAAGCGAGTGAGCCAGCGCCTTAACGAGATCATGACCTACGGGGTCAATTCCGGAATGATCTTTGCCAACCCTCTCAGTGGCATTCGAGCGGTGTTCAAGAAACCTAAGAAAGAGAACATGGCAGCGCTACCACCAGATGAGCTTCCGGAGCTCATGATGGAAATCGCGAACGCCAGCATCAAGCGGACGACCCGCTGCCTGATCGAATGGCAGCTACACACTATGACCCGCCCTGCCGAAGCGGCGACTACCCGATGGGAAGACATCGACTTCGAAAAACGCATCTGGACCATCCCTCCGGAGCGAATGAAAAAGCGTCGTCCGCACACAATCCCGCTGACCGAACATGCACTCTCGTTATTGGAGACGCTTAAGCTCCATAGCGGCCACAGGGAATATGTGTTCCCGTCAGATAGAAATCCGCGCACCCACGCGAATAGCCAGACAGCCAACATGGCATTGAAACGAATGGGCTTTCAGGACCGCTTAGTCAGCCACGGCATGCGCTCCATGGCCAGCACAATTCTGAATGAGCATGGATGGGATCCGGAGCTAATCGAAGTCGCGCTGGCGCATGTCGATAAAGACGAAGTTCGAAGCGCCTACAACCGGGCGGATTACATCGAACGCCGGCGTCCGATGATGGCCTGGTGGAGTGAACATATCCAGAAGGCAGCCACCGGCAGCCTGTCGGCATCCGCCATCAATCAAACCAGGGACCGTAACGTCGTGCCGATACGCTGA
- a CDS encoding PD-(D/E)XK motif protein produces the protein MLSEWKAIVPPTDPGCYNIRLADSSHPLDFRIGRDFHGCFIFQLDGECALPGVPDLPKMSAVTCEVHPMAAGRSRLVLSLGDAADLRNFALMCKSLMLATDKFAPTQSGKGLIQAIKEVHRWQEMLSHRTDRILSKGEQIGLVGEMLFLRDVLSDRIGWNAAIKCWNGPSGHEQDFVVAGTIFEVKTQVVTADRRIRISSEDQLDPVQGRILLCNQGIAPLPSTAPSARTLNALVSEIREAFAEAGANALELFEIALLEARYQERQEYNEESWVLVDRIFYEVCTTFPRIERSDLRPGVERVTYSIRVSDCIPFIISHDDAFEGVEA, from the coding sequence ATGCTTAGTGAATGGAAAGCGATCGTGCCGCCAACAGACCCAGGTTGCTACAACATTCGACTTGCTGACAGCAGCCATCCGCTCGATTTCAGGATCGGCCGTGACTTTCACGGATGTTTTATCTTCCAGCTCGATGGCGAGTGCGCTTTGCCTGGAGTTCCTGACCTGCCGAAGATGTCGGCAGTGACCTGCGAGGTCCATCCGATGGCCGCTGGGCGTTCAAGATTAGTGCTGAGCCTGGGTGATGCTGCCGATCTCAGAAATTTCGCCCTTATGTGCAAGAGCCTCATGCTTGCAACAGACAAGTTTGCACCGACACAGTCCGGAAAGGGGCTGATTCAAGCCATCAAGGAGGTCCACCGTTGGCAGGAGATGCTGAGCCATAGGACCGACCGCATACTGTCAAAAGGCGAGCAGATTGGCCTGGTCGGCGAAATGCTGTTTCTACGGGATGTTCTTAGTGACCGCATCGGTTGGAATGCTGCGATCAAATGCTGGAATGGCCCTAGCGGTCATGAGCAGGATTTTGTCGTCGCCGGCACCATCTTTGAGGTCAAGACTCAGGTGGTGACTGCCGACCGGCGAATTCGGATTTCCTCCGAAGATCAACTCGATCCAGTCCAAGGGCGCATCCTGCTCTGCAATCAGGGAATCGCACCGCTGCCATCCACTGCCCCATCAGCTCGGACTCTCAATGCTCTTGTGTCAGAGATTCGAGAAGCTTTTGCCGAGGCTGGAGCAAACGCCTTGGAACTTTTTGAGATCGCTCTACTGGAAGCGAGATATCAGGAGCGGCAGGAATATAACGAAGAAAGCTGGGTTCTCGTTGACCGTATTTTCTATGAGGTGTGCACTACCTTTCCTCGTATCGAGCGCAGTGATCTCCGCCCCGGCGTAGAGAGGGTTACCTACAGCATTCGGGTGAGCGACTGCATTCCCTTCATCATCAGCCATGATGATGCCTTTGAGGGAGTCGAAGCATGA
- a CDS encoding AIPR family protein, giving the protein MSDLQQAFEVLREDILLEAEVRGVFQQEAFFELYAASASDNGDTIDLEYTHSHKEGGRRPYRIDGYGFDTDRGTLYLAVCDYRDGKELESIHNDRLTSVFKQAIAFFENACSSVFINSIEETSPAFAAAYPIYSTRDLIKRVRIILFSNARLATKRPPQLGEQVGGLPTVYSVLDATRYFEIQKSFQIPESIEVNIAEIAGEPIACLKASTNTEEHQSYLLAIPGPVLAEVYGLYGARLLEQNVRTYLQAKTKVNKGILETIKKTPEMFFAYNNGLTATASAVKLEILEDGQLGIAAIHNLQIVNGGQTTASILYAKDVANSPLERVYVQMKLSVVPPAHIEQVVPKISRYANTQNRISEADFFSSHPFHLQMERYSRIMTAPPQNGAMTGDKWFYERARGQYRDGMAYASVAGKKKYQLEYPREKIIEKTDLAKYLLSFERKPYIVSRGAQKAFMGFADQTAKAWKSAPTQFNELWYRNACAMGLIFRWTDKHVAGSDWYKDDRGYKSQTVAYTLSWIAEEIDRQGKASLNWGQIWNTQSVPEELQELIASLAPQVAAALRNTSANVRNVGEYCKLEICWQNIRAAEFNVQAVPDHLVLDENEMTQEKKEAKSSARIDSEIDFDVLLHMLGPKAEIIRRTAEQHRFLSPKADRALQKIGSGNLNLARPDKNAIKLLVKRMAEEGMPVEDM; this is encoded by the coding sequence ATGAGCGATTTGCAGCAAGCATTCGAAGTGCTACGAGAGGATATTCTTCTAGAAGCGGAGGTACGGGGCGTCTTCCAGCAAGAGGCTTTTTTCGAGCTCTATGCCGCATCGGCGTCAGACAACGGCGACACCATCGACTTGGAGTACACCCACAGTCACAAGGAAGGTGGACGGAGGCCATACCGAATCGACGGCTATGGGTTTGATACCGATCGCGGAACGCTCTATCTCGCCGTCTGCGATTACCGGGACGGAAAGGAACTGGAGTCTATACATAATGACCGCCTAACCTCAGTGTTCAAGCAAGCAATCGCCTTTTTCGAAAATGCCTGTTCATCGGTGTTCATCAATTCAATTGAAGAAACAAGTCCAGCGTTTGCAGCGGCCTATCCCATCTATTCAACACGTGATCTCATCAAGAGAGTTCGCATCATCCTTTTTTCCAACGCCCGCCTGGCGACCAAACGACCGCCTCAGCTGGGCGAGCAAGTAGGCGGATTGCCGACTGTTTATAGCGTACTTGACGCGACTCGTTATTTCGAAATCCAAAAAAGTTTTCAAATTCCTGAGTCTATCGAAGTCAATATCGCAGAAATTGCCGGAGAGCCTATTGCCTGCCTCAAGGCCTCGACAAACACCGAAGAACATCAATCCTACCTCCTCGCCATTCCGGGCCCAGTGCTTGCTGAAGTCTACGGTCTATACGGAGCACGACTGCTCGAACAGAACGTCCGGACCTATCTCCAGGCTAAGACGAAGGTGAACAAGGGTATTCTGGAAACAATCAAGAAGACGCCAGAGATGTTCTTTGCTTACAACAACGGCCTAACCGCGACCGCATCGGCGGTTAAGCTCGAGATACTGGAAGACGGGCAGCTAGGAATTGCAGCTATTCATAACCTTCAGATCGTGAATGGCGGCCAGACGACGGCGTCTATCCTATACGCAAAGGATGTCGCAAACTCACCGCTCGAGCGTGTCTATGTGCAAATGAAACTCTCAGTAGTTCCACCTGCCCATATCGAGCAGGTCGTACCAAAAATTTCGCGATACGCCAACACTCAGAATCGTATCTCAGAGGCAGACTTCTTCTCGAGCCATCCGTTCCATCTGCAAATGGAGCGTTACTCCCGGATAATGACAGCACCACCTCAGAACGGTGCGATGACGGGCGACAAATGGTTCTATGAGCGCGCACGCGGGCAGTACCGCGACGGCATGGCGTACGCGTCCGTGGCAGGAAAGAAAAAATATCAGTTGGAGTATCCTAGGGAAAAGATTATCGAAAAGACCGACCTTGCGAAGTATCTCCTGAGTTTCGAAAGAAAGCCTTACATTGTATCTAGAGGCGCGCAGAAAGCCTTCATGGGGTTCGCCGATCAAACCGCGAAAGCTTGGAAGTCCGCTCCTACCCAATTTAACGAACTTTGGTATAGAAATGCTTGCGCGATGGGGCTGATATTCCGCTGGACCGACAAGCATGTTGCTGGCTCCGACTGGTACAAAGATGACCGCGGCTATAAATCCCAGACAGTTGCCTATACGCTTTCTTGGATTGCCGAGGAGATCGATCGCCAAGGCAAGGCAAGCCTAAACTGGGGACAAATCTGGAATACTCAATCCGTCCCGGAAGAGCTTCAAGAGCTTATCGCCTCTCTTGCCCCACAGGTTGCTGCCGCTCTCAGAAATACTTCTGCAAATGTTCGGAACGTCGGCGAGTACTGCAAACTGGAAATTTGCTGGCAAAATATCAGAGCTGCAGAATTCAACGTTCAGGCAGTACCTGATCATTTGGTGCTCGACGAAAATGAGATGACGCAAGAGAAAAAAGAAGCGAAGTCGTCTGCAAGGATCGATAGTGAAATCGACTTCGACGTGCTCCTTCACATGCTCGGACCCAAGGCCGAAATTATTCGTCGGACTGCCGAGCAGCATAGATTCCTGTCGCCAAAGGCTGACAGGGCCCTTCAGAAGATAGGATCGGGAAATCTCAACCTAGCAAGGCCAGATAAGAATGCAATCAAGCTGCTTGTGAAGAGAATGGCGGAGGAAGGGATGCCCGTCGAAGATATGTAG